A genomic region of Caulobacter vibrioides contains the following coding sequences:
- a CDS encoding ATP phosphoribosyltransferase regulatory subunit, protein MPSARSSGVEVRLERSIPAPALDAIRAPLLDAGAVLTDAPVLQPLGLLLDLAGEAMRSRLFVVSGEAGEEACLRPDFTVAVARQHFEGGGGAGRRRYEGKAFRVAPRGSDRAEEFLQLGVEAFETGDRVAADAEMAALAWASAVAGGREDLSLVLGDVSLFSAFVASLDLAPPLAARLTRSFAKPRQLKAELDGDVAAPTGEQSRIAALLAGLPEEEAASVLQELWSLAGIEPVGGRRPAEIARRLVEKADAAKAGRLDPAQADKVRAFLAVSDRPDAALSAIAALAGPKAEALNAVLDGWRARLAGMAQRGVALERATLAAAFGRAFGYYDGYLFEIRSAALGDERPVAAGGRYDGLPAKLGVATDTGAVGFMIRPARAYAGGGE, encoded by the coding sequence ATGCCGTCCGCAAGATCATCGGGGGTTGAGGTGAGGCTCGAGCGTTCCATTCCGGCGCCAGCGCTGGACGCCATCCGCGCCCCCTTGCTGGACGCCGGCGCGGTCTTGACCGACGCCCCGGTGCTGCAGCCGCTGGGCTTGCTTCTGGATCTCGCCGGCGAGGCCATGCGCTCGCGGCTGTTTGTGGTGTCGGGCGAGGCGGGCGAGGAGGCGTGTCTGCGCCCCGACTTCACCGTCGCCGTGGCCCGCCAGCACTTCGAGGGCGGGGGCGGGGCGGGCCGGCGCCGCTATGAGGGCAAGGCCTTCCGCGTCGCGCCGCGTGGCTCCGACCGCGCCGAAGAGTTCCTGCAGCTGGGCGTCGAGGCCTTCGAGACCGGTGACCGTGTCGCCGCCGACGCCGAGATGGCGGCCCTGGCCTGGGCCTCGGCCGTGGCGGGCGGGCGCGAGGACCTGTCGCTGGTGCTGGGCGACGTGTCGCTGTTCTCGGCCTTCGTTGCGAGTCTGGATTTAGCACCGCCCCTGGCCGCGCGCCTGACGCGGTCGTTCGCCAAGCCGCGCCAGCTGAAGGCCGAGCTGGACGGCGATGTCGCTGCGCCCACCGGGGAGCAGTCGCGCATTGCGGCCCTGCTCGCGGGTCTGCCCGAGGAGGAAGCTGCCTCGGTGCTGCAGGAGCTGTGGTCGTTGGCCGGCATCGAGCCCGTCGGCGGCCGTCGTCCCGCCGAGATCGCCCGCCGCCTGGTGGAAAAGGCCGACGCGGCCAAGGCCGGGCGCCTGGATCCGGCCCAGGCCGACAAGGTCCGGGCGTTCCTGGCGGTGTCGGATCGTCCGGACGCGGCCCTGTCGGCCATCGCGGCCCTGGCCGGTCCCAAGGCCGAGGCGCTGAACGCCGTCCTCGACGGCTGGCGCGCGCGGCTTGCGGGGATGGCGCAGCGGGGCGTGGCCCTGGAGCGCGCCACCCTGGCCGCCGCCTTCGGGCGGGCGTTCGGCTATTATGACGGCTACCTGTTCGAGATCCGCTCGGCCGCGCTGGGCGATGAGCGTCCCGTCGCCGCCGGCGGTCGCTATGACGGCTTGCCGGCCAAGCTGGGCGTCGCCACCGACACCGGCGCCGTCGGCTTCATGATCCGCCCCGCGCGGGCCTATGCGGGAGGCGGCGAATAA
- a CDS encoding LysR substrate-binding domain-containing protein, whose amino-acid sequence MPRRTNLDLDLVRAFLVVCEQRSFTRAGERLGRSQSAVSLQVRRLEEQLGQPLLSRDPRHVAPTEQGAAFLPQARRLLRLNDEILASLGADEIEGEVRLGAPEDFATQHLPAVLGSFARSHPRIALTVTCDLTLNLLDRLGEGALDLALVKREPLGPDLGVRVWREPLVWVALDPEMARREGPVPLVAAPAPCVYRKRAVAALEATGRAWRATYTSPSLAGQLAALRGGLGLSVLPREMAPDDLTILSEGLPRLEDAEIALLKARGAPPPAAERLADHILTALDRQRTQPQPATRIAGSAPS is encoded by the coding sequence ATGCCGCGCCGCACCAATCTGGACCTCGATCTCGTCCGCGCCTTTCTGGTGGTGTGCGAGCAACGCAGTTTCACCCGGGCGGGCGAGCGCTTGGGGCGCTCGCAGTCGGCGGTCAGCCTGCAGGTGCGGCGCCTGGAGGAGCAGCTGGGGCAACCGCTGCTGTCGCGCGATCCGCGCCATGTCGCGCCGACCGAACAGGGCGCGGCCTTCCTGCCTCAGGCCCGCCGGCTGCTGCGCCTGAACGACGAGATCCTGGCCAGCCTGGGCGCCGACGAGATCGAGGGCGAGGTGCGGCTGGGCGCGCCGGAGGACTTCGCCACCCAGCACTTGCCGGCCGTGCTGGGCTCGTTCGCGCGCAGCCATCCGCGCATCGCCCTGACCGTGACCTGCGATCTGACCCTCAACCTGCTGGACCGCCTGGGCGAGGGCGCGCTGGATCTGGCCCTGGTCAAGCGCGAGCCGCTGGGGCCTGATCTGGGCGTGCGGGTCTGGCGCGAGCCGCTGGTCTGGGTGGCGCTGGATCCGGAGATGGCGCGGCGCGAAGGGCCCGTGCCCCTGGTAGCCGCCCCCGCCCCGTGCGTCTATCGCAAGCGCGCGGTGGCGGCCCTGGAGGCGACCGGGCGAGCCTGGCGGGCGACCTACACCAGCCCCTCCCTGGCCGGGCAGTTGGCGGCGTTGCGCGGCGGCCTGGGCTTGAGCGTTCTGCCGCGCGAGATGGCCCCCGACGACCTGACCATTCTGTCCGAAGGCTTGCCGCGCCTGGAGGACGCTGAGATCGCGCTGCTGAAAGCGCGGGGCGCGCCGCCGCCTGCCGCCGAGCGGCTGGCCGATCACATTCTCACCGCCCTGGATCGCCAGCGGACCCAGCCCCAACCCGCGACGCGCATCGCCGGCTCAGCCCCGTCGTGA
- the hisG gene encoding ATP phosphoribosyltransferase, with product MSTPMIFAIPSKGRLKDQVEAWLADCGFKLEMTGGARGYSAELSGLPGVSVRLLSAGDIAAGLDSGDLHLGVTGEDLLRERGDDMDSRVMLLRALGFGRADLVVTAPKNWLDVDTMADVDEVGHAHLARTGRRLRVATKYVTQTRAFFARHGVADYRIVESSGATEGAPAAGAAELVVDITTTGATLAANGLKILSDGVILKSQAQLTASLTAGWNGEQLDALRRLLSVVEAKGRAGKLATLVWPAEQDRAAQDAVAAFIARGGSRRANGALLATADLFDAAAALAEAGVEPVTVSRPDYVFESRSAVLDRFAEALKSKI from the coding sequence ATGAGCACGCCCATGATCTTCGCCATTCCCTCCAAGGGCCGCCTGAAGGACCAGGTCGAGGCCTGGCTGGCCGACTGCGGCTTCAAGCTGGAGATGACCGGCGGCGCGCGCGGCTATTCGGCCGAGCTGTCGGGCCTGCCCGGCGTGTCGGTGCGTCTGCTCTCGGCCGGCGACATCGCCGCCGGGCTCGACAGCGGCGACCTGCACCTGGGCGTCACCGGCGAGGACCTGCTGCGCGAGCGCGGCGACGACATGGACAGCCGCGTCATGCTGCTGCGGGCCCTGGGCTTTGGCCGCGCGGACCTGGTGGTCACCGCGCCCAAGAACTGGCTCGACGTCGACACCATGGCCGATGTCGACGAGGTGGGTCACGCGCATCTGGCCCGCACCGGCCGGCGCCTGCGGGTGGCGACCAAGTACGTGACCCAGACGCGGGCCTTCTTCGCCCGCCACGGCGTCGCCGACTATCGCATCGTCGAGAGCAGCGGCGCCACCGAGGGGGCCCCGGCCGCCGGCGCCGCCGAGCTGGTGGTGGACATCACCACCACCGGCGCGACCCTGGCGGCCAACGGGCTGAAGATCCTGTCCGACGGAGTGATCCTGAAGAGCCAGGCCCAGCTGACCGCCTCGCTGACCGCCGGCTGGAACGGCGAGCAGCTGGATGCGCTGCGCCGCCTGCTCTCGGTGGTCGAGGCCAAGGGGCGGGCGGGCAAGCTGGCCACCCTGGTCTGGCCGGCCGAGCAGGACCGCGCCGCCCAGGACGCCGTGGCCGCCTTCATCGCCCGGGGCGGCTCGCGCCGGGCGAACGGCGCCCTCTTGGCCACCGCCGACCTGTTCGACGCCGCCGCCGCTCTGGCGGAAGCGGGCGTCGAGCCGGTCACCGTTTCGCGTCCGGACTATGTGTTCGAGTCGCGCTCGGCGGTGCTGGACCGCTTCGCCGAGGCGCTGAAAAGTAAGATTTGA